CCGGAGTGTTGTCGGGACCGATGACCAACGGGGTCAGAGTCAACCCAGGATGGCCGGTTTCTATGGGCTTGGCCGCCCAGCGGGCGATCTTTCGATCGGGACAGATGACCACCAGGCAGACCGGACATCTCTCACGGGCCCGGAAGTTGGCGATGTACTCCAGCCACGAATAGAGCTTGTCCTTGTCCTCTCCGCGTTGGGTCTCCGTGATGACCCCGAGCTTCTCCTTTCCCTTGCCGTAGAGCAGCGCGCCGTCAGCTCGGCATACAGCCGGCTTAGCGTCCGAAAAATCGGGCGAGCCGAGCCGACCCTCGCCCGATTCCGGTATCGGCAGATCGAACAGCGCCCGCAGCATCTGCGCGGTATGTCCGAAGTCGAGGGTGGCAACCTTGGTGATCCCCTCGTGTTGCGACGTGACCATGCCGCAACATTACAACTGGCGTTCGATCCATTACTCAGAGTTGACGAATTTGGATGGTCGCGATTTCCCACGGCCCCATGGGAAGCCGCACCTCACCATCGCCGACCTGTACGGACTCACCAGGACGGCCGCGCAGATCCGCACGCCGCGCTTGCCCGAAACCACCGGATACGACGGCTTCCGTGGCATCGGGGGTCAGCGCCACCACCCGAAGCTCCTGCCAGTCGTCGCGCATCCGGAGCGAGGTCATCACCACCCCGTCGCCCGTCACCGACAGCCCGGACGCGGGGGAAGGCAGCGCGAGCGCCCGGTCGCCCTGGCCCGGGATTACCAGGAGGTCGTGGCGGAAGGTCTCCGCCTGGGGGACCACTTCCTGCCAGGACTCCTCGTACGGCATCAGCGCCAGGCTCACCGAGCGGAGCCCGCGTGACTGGGCGGCCGGGGTCGGGAGCTGGGGGCCGGCCGGTTCGGGGCGGAGGGCGTTGCGGTTGCGGGAGAGGTAGCCGACCGAACGCAGCAGGGTGAGGGCGAGCTCGCCGTCCACCAGCTCGTACTCCGTCACGTGCTCCAGCAGCGCCGCCACGCCCCCGGCCGCCACCCACGACGAGGCGGGGAAGGTGGGCAGCGGGGTCTCGCCGCAGCCGCCTTCCGCGGTCGTCCCACGGGTGACGACCGCGAACTGGCCCTCGGCGTGCGACTGCGACGCCGGAGCCGGCAGCGGCACGTGCAGGCGCACCCGATGGTCCGCGCACCGGTTGTCGAACTCGACGTGGAGACGCACGTACGGCTCCCCGGCCCGCAGCTCGACGCGGGTGGTGACGACGATCTCCTCGGTACGGGGGCTCCGCGAGGGCGCGGGGAGCTCGGGAGCGCCGTCGACGCCGTCGCCGGAGGCGGGCCACCGGTACGTGCGCCGCACGTCCACCCGGGCCACCACGGGACCGGAGCAGATCAGCTCCGTCTCCACGGACGACGGCTCGGAGACGATCTGGTCCGTGAGCGGGGGCGCGTAGTTGTAGGTGTCGCCGACGTCGCCTCCGTCCACGATGCGGCCCGCGCCGCTGATCGTGGTGCCGTCCCGGCCCGCCAGCGTCAATGTGCCGTCGCCGGCGATCGTGACCCGGAGCAGGCCGTTCTCCAGCACCTGCTCGTCCCCGCGCACCGGCAGGGTCGCCGAGCCGGGGCCGAGCCGGCAGGACGGGTCGTGCTCCATGGGCAGGCGGCCGGGGGCGGGAGTCCCGTACACCTGCTCGTGCGGAGCGGGCCGCAGGCTCGTGTGGCCCAGCGGCGGTACCTCGACCAGGGCCGCGACCTTGCGCCTCGGCTCGGCGAGGATGCGCACGCGGGTCACCCCGTCCAGCGCCCCGCGCAGGTCCTCCACGTCGAAGGCCAGCGACGTCTCCCGCGCCACCGTGAACGTCAGCGTCTCGCCCTCGACCGACCAGCCCGTGATCTGCTGCCCGTAGAGCTCGGTGCCGTGGATGAAGGTCAGCGCGAGCGCCGGGTCCATCTCCTCGTCGAGCAGCAGCGTTCCGGCGTACTCCAGCGTCTGCGACGGCACCGGCGCGCCGGAGGCGTCCACGAGCGGGTCCGTACCGGCCAGGTCCACGACGACCACGCCGCTGCGCGTCTGAGGCGTCGGGTTGACGACCAGCGCCCCGTCGGAGGGCACCGACCCGGCCAGGCGGGCGGTCACCATGTCGCGTACGGCCTGCCCGAGGTGCTCGGCCTCCGCGATGCGCGCGGCCACCTGCTGGGCGGTGTCGTCCACGCCGCAGCCGGTCACCGAGTCGTGCCCACTGGCGTCCACCAGCCGCCACCA
This genomic interval from Nonomuraea helvata contains the following:
- a CDS encoding glycoside hydrolase family 38 C-terminal domain-containing protein; the encoded protein is MSAEIVVVPHTHWDREWYEPFQRFRLRLVALLDEVLDRMEREPAYHFTLDGQLACVDDYLEVRPENRDRIAALVESGRLAVGPWQILLDEFLCSGENIVRNLELGMARADKLGGAMAVGYLPDMFGHTAQMPQILRKAGLLHACVYRGVPSSVVTDAFAWVAPDGTALRTQYLPAGGYGNGAHLFSDPSGLDERAAAFVTTMREWHGPEGPLLAMYGTDHSAPVRGLPDMVAAIGARMDTLSGYIGSGHIEENNGDVDGLPRVPGELRSHARANILPGVISVRAHVKQAMGRAERMVERYAEPLATLWGGEWPARFLDMAWWRLVDASGHDSVTGCGVDDTAQQVAARIAEAEHLGQAVRDMVTARLAGSVPSDGALVVNPTPQTRSGVVVVDLAGTDPLVDASGAPVPSQTLEYAGTLLLDEEMDPALALTFIHGTELYGQQITGWSVEGETLTFTVARETSLAFDVEDLRGALDGVTRVRILAEPRRKVAALVEVPPLGHTSLRPAPHEQVYGTPAPGRLPMEHDPSCRLGPGSATLPVRGDEQVLENGLLRVTIAGDGTLTLAGRDGTTISGAGRIVDGGDVGDTYNYAPPLTDQIVSEPSSVETELICSGPVVARVDVRRTYRWPASGDGVDGAPELPAPSRSPRTEEIVVTTRVELRAGEPYVRLHVEFDNRCADHRVRLHVPLPAPASQSHAEGQFAVVTRGTTAEGGCGETPLPTFPASSWVAAGGVAALLEHVTEYELVDGELALTLLRSVGYLSRNRNALRPEPAGPQLPTPAAQSRGLRSVSLALMPYEESWQEVVPQAETFRHDLLVIPGQGDRALALPSPASGLSVTGDGVVMTSLRMRDDWQELRVVALTPDATEAVVSGGFGQARRADLRGRPGESVQVGDGEVRLPMGPWEIATIQIRQL